The genomic stretch CCGTTAACCAAAGTCTCGCCTTCCATCTCAACATCGGCGCGTATAGTGTCTTCTATGGTCAGATCCAAATCTGTGGCTATAAGCCTGAGGGTGTCGTTTTGCGCCGTGAGTTTGATATTCTCTAAAATGGGATTAGGCGTTCTTTGGCTGAGCGCCTTGGAAACCTTCATAACGGCTTGCGCCAAATCAAGACCGTTGCATATAACTTTCATATAACATTGTCTCCGTTAAATTTTTCCACTTTATTATACCATAATAACACCCTCGGGACAATTAAATAAAAATGGCCAAAAAAACGGCTGTAATAATTAAGGATAAAATGATTTATCTTAAAAAGCGGTATGTATTTATTTTTAATTAAAGGTCGCAAAAAATATCCAAATATCGCGGACAAAATGTTTTTTCTTTTTTAAAGCGCGCGTCTTTATAAGCGTTATATTATTAGCCGCAAGGGTAAACTTTGTTAAAACATAAAACAGCCGACGCGAGTGTTTAATAATAAAGTTTTTAGGCTTTTTGGGCCAAGATATGTTAAAATTACAATGTAATGCATATAGAAAAGATCGTGTTAAAAAACTTCAGAAACTACGCTTGGGCGCAAATAAACCCCGCTCCGACTGCCAACTTGCTGATAGGACAAAACGCCCAAGGCAAAACCAATTTGGTAGAGGCCGTTTATTATCTTTGCGTGGGCAAGTCCCCCAGAACGCCCCGCGAAAAAGAGCTTATAAAACACGGCGAGCAACAGGCCTACTTGCGCATAGACGCCGTCAAAAAAACGGGCAAAGTCAAGATAGAGGCCTATCTGACGCGAACGGAAAACCGACGCATAAGCGTCAACGGCATCCCGGTCAAAAAAATTGCCGAGCTTATGGGAACTGTCAAGGCCATATTTTTTTCGCCCGACGAGTTAAAAATAGTCAAGGAGGCACCCGCAGACCGCAGGCGGTTTTTGGATATTGATTTGAGCCAGCTGTCAAGAAGTTATTTTTATAATCTAACGAGATACAACAAAATCCTATCCCAAAGGAACAAGCTGTTAAAATCCAAAAAACATCTCAAAGAAACCGTGGATATTTGGGACGAACAGCTCGCCGAATGCGGCGCGCAAGTGGCTTACAAAAGGCAAGAATTTGTCGCGCGGCTTGCCCGCTTTGCCCGCAAGGCCCAAAGCTATCTTACGGACGGCCAAGAAAAGTTGGAAATTGAATACGAAGGGTTTAAGGGCCAAAGCCCCGACCAAATCAAGCAAACCTTTTTAGGCCGCCTAAAAAACGAATTGGACTACGATATAGAAAGAGGCTACACAAATGCGGGAATCCACAAAGACGACATAGCGCTGACAGTCAACGGCGTGGATATCCGCTCTTTCGGCTCGCAAGGCCAGCAGCGCACCGCGGCGCTGGCGTTAAAATTGGCCGAACTTGAAATCTTTAGCAGCTTGTCAAAAGAAAGCCCGATTTTGATACTTGACGATGTTTTCAGCGAACTCGACAAAATACGCAGGCTGAGATTAATGGAAAGAATAAAAAATATACAAACCTTTATCACCAGCGCGCATTTTGACGAGGATATAAAAGCCACCGTCTTTGAAGTAAAATCGGGACAAATTTTTAGAAAATAAATTTAAAAACGCGCTTTCTTTAAGGTTTTTTTGGGCCGATTTTGCATCTTGATTATAAATATAAATAGCAAAATTATTTATGCGTAAATTTACAGCGCATTTTTTTATATTGACAAAATAAGTTGATATTTTGCAATTTTTTTATGCGCCCATATAATTGAAAATGTGGATTGGAGCATATTTCATACAACATCTGAATATCTATTGTTAATATCTAATAAGGAATTCTACATTAATCAGGGGTTTATCCAATAAGTTGTGGATAACTATGTGGATAAGTGGATAAAACCATGCCTATTTATGCATTTTTGACTTATTTATGCATTTTGGAACAAAATTTCGTATAAATATCTATGGATAACCCCGTGGTTTTGTAGATAATTTTTTTACGAAGTGTTTACAGTTATCAAAAAAAATCATCTCATAGCGGCGTTTTTGGCCGCCATAATATTAATAACCTTCAGCGTAATTACCATAAACACGGCGACGGCGCACAAGCGCTTGCCCAAGCTGGGCTATACCATAGTGGTTGACGCGGGGCACGGGGGCTTTGACGCAGGCGTCGCAGGAGTAACCACCAAGGTAAAAGAAGCCGACCTTAATCTCAAAGTGGCAAAAAAACTGGAAAGGCGCCTAAAGGAATACGGCTTTGACGTGGTAATGACCCGGACAAACGGCAACGGGTTGTATGGGCTGCATACCAAAAACCGCAAAAAAAGGGACATGGAAGCGCGCGCGCGCATTATCCGCGAAGCCGAGCCCGACGCCGTAGTCAGCATTCATATGAATTATTTTGTCCAGTCCAAACAACGCGGCGCCCAGGTTTTTTATGAAAGAGATAACGAACGGGGCAAAGAGTTGGCTAAATGCATACAAGAGGTTTTGGGGCTTAACCTTGAGCATTGCGATAGGCTGTATCTTAGCGGCGATTATTTCATAGTCAACTGTTCGGATTATCCGTCAGTAATAGTGGAGTGCGGTTTTTTGTCCAACGCCTATGACGAGCAATTGCTAATCAGCGACGAATACCAGCAAAAGCTGGCGTATTATATCGCTTTGGGGATTAT from Clostridiales bacterium encodes the following:
- the recF gene encoding DNA replication/repair protein RecF gives rise to the protein MHIEKIVLKNFRNYAWAQINPAPTANLLIGQNAQGKTNLVEAVYYLCVGKSPRTPREKELIKHGEQQAYLRIDAVKKTGKVKIEAYLTRTENRRISVNGIPVKKIAELMGTVKAIFFSPDELKIVKEAPADRRRFLDIDLSQLSRSYFYNLTRYNKILSQRNKLLKSKKHLKETVDIWDEQLAECGAQVAYKRQEFVARLARFARKAQSYLTDGQEKLEIEYEGFKGQSPDQIKQTFLGRLKNELDYDIERGYTNAGIHKDDIALTVNGVDIRSFGSQGQQRTAALALKLAELEIFSSLSKESPILILDDVFSELDKIRRLRLMERIKNIQTFITSAHFDEDIKATVFEVKSGQIFRK
- a CDS encoding N-acetylmuramoyl-L-alanine amidase — translated: MFTVIKKNHLIAAFLAAIILITFSVITINTATAHKRLPKLGYTIVVDAGHGGFDAGVAGVTTKVKEADLNLKVAKKLERRLKEYGFDVVMTRTNGNGLYGLHTKNRKKRDMEARARIIREAEPDAVVSIHMNYFVQSKQRGAQVFYERDNERGKELAKCIQEVLGLNLEHCDRLYLSGDYFIVNCSDYPSVIVECGFLSNAYDEQLLISDEYQQKLAYYIALGIMKFFDIDPYQIINFENYGRLNFYLL